In a single window of the uncultured Pseudodesulfovibrio sp. genome:
- a CDS encoding MASE3 domain-containing protein, which produces MAAFILVGLYLSSLQNYLLFHTMVEMFSIVVGFGIFTIGWNSRNYIKSNYLLFLAIAYLFIAFLDLLHTMSYKGMGIFTDYDYYANQLWIATRYIESISLVAAFWFMKESRTVNAVRVFSGYFALTVVVVAAIFWWKIFPVCFVDGTGLTPFKKISEYIICMFLGVAGWLLFRMRERFDPVVYRWLVWSLVFTVLSELAFTFYISNYGLSNLVGHYLKLFSFYFIYRALVGTGITAPHSVLFRALQDSETKFRGLVESSRDLIWEVDAELRYTYVSPLAPTILGYAPAEMLGRRPFDFMLPSQAESAHEAYRKALAEGAPVHRENTFLGLKGREVIMETRSVPILDDEGRVAGYRGVDRDVTERTLYELELRQLQRAVESSPIGIAIISTDGIIEYGNPVFFGRREITGSDALGRDIALFLGDGPQSREAVKAREAMGEGRLWQGDLARRTTRGDLVWEQVMIAPVTDRRGVLVNFVATFEDITDRKALDELKEDVEQIMRHDLKSPLNGIIGIPQLLLDEGNLSEQQIELVRLVESTGYRILDMVDHSLDLFKMETGVYEYTPVEVDAAEVIQTVLNDHAAPARAKNVTLSLDSDQAHCGEDCLIPSDKDLLYHMLSNFVINAVDASPVGGTVDVCFEGMPCRVIRIRNRGAVPAEIRGQFFEKYKTWGKKRGTGLGTYSSKLMADAMGYGLHLETSDEEDVTDISILLPVA; this is translated from the coding sequence GAGCAACTACCTGCTCTTTCTGGCCATCGCCTACCTGTTCATCGCCTTTCTCGATCTGTTGCACACCATGTCCTACAAGGGCATGGGCATCTTCACGGACTACGACTACTACGCCAACCAGTTGTGGATCGCCACGCGGTACATTGAAAGCATTTCCCTGGTGGCTGCCTTCTGGTTCATGAAGGAAAGTCGGACAGTGAACGCGGTCCGTGTGTTCTCCGGCTACTTTGCGTTGACCGTCGTTGTCGTGGCCGCGATCTTCTGGTGGAAGATCTTCCCGGTCTGCTTTGTGGACGGGACCGGGCTGACCCCGTTCAAGAAGATCAGCGAATACATCATCTGCATGTTCCTCGGTGTTGCAGGCTGGCTGCTCTTCCGCATGCGCGAACGGTTCGACCCGGTGGTTTATCGCTGGCTGGTCTGGTCTCTGGTGTTCACCGTCCTCTCTGAGCTGGCCTTCACCTTTTACATCAGCAACTACGGCCTCTCGAATCTGGTGGGCCACTATTTAAAGCTCTTTTCCTTTTATTTCATTTACCGGGCCTTGGTGGGAACGGGCATCACCGCCCCGCACTCGGTACTCTTTCGCGCCCTGCAGGATTCCGAGACCAAGTTCCGGGGACTGGTGGAGAGTTCCCGCGATCTCATCTGGGAAGTGGACGCGGAACTGCGGTACACCTATGTCAGCCCCTTGGCGCCGACCATTCTGGGCTATGCTCCTGCGGAGATGCTCGGCAGGAGACCGTTCGATTTCATGCTTCCGAGCCAGGCCGAATCCGCGCACGAGGCATACCGCAAGGCCTTGGCGGAGGGCGCGCCGGTGCACCGAGAAAACACGTTTCTGGGGCTCAAGGGGCGCGAGGTCATCATGGAAACGCGCAGCGTGCCTATCCTCGACGACGAAGGCCGGGTGGCCGGGTACCGGGGAGTTGATCGGGACGTGACTGAGCGTACGCTGTACGAACTCGAACTCAGGCAGCTTCAGCGGGCCGTGGAAAGCAGCCCCATCGGCATAGCCATCATTTCCACTGACGGGATCATTGAATACGGCAATCCCGTGTTCTTCGGGCGGCGGGAGATAACCGGCTCGGATGCTTTGGGCCGTGATATCGCCTTGTTCCTTGGCGACGGCCCGCAATCGCGCGAGGCGGTCAAGGCCCGTGAAGCCATGGGCGAAGGCCGTCTGTGGCAGGGGGATCTGGCCCGGCGCACCACGCGCGGGGATCTGGTCTGGGAGCAGGTAATGATCGCGCCCGTGACCGACCGCCGGGGAGTGCTGGTCAACTTCGTGGCCACGTTCGAGGATATTACCGACCGCAAGGCGCTTGATGAACTCAAGGAAGACGTGGAGCAGATCATGCGCCACGACCTCAAGAGCCCGCTCAACGGGATCATCGGCATCCCGCAGCTGCTGTTGGACGAGGGGAATCTGTCCGAGCAGCAGATCGAACTGGTGCGGCTCGTGGAGAGCACCGGGTACCGGATTCTGGACATGGTGGACCACTCTCTGGACCTGTTCAAGATGGAGACCGGGGTTTACGAATACACTCCGGTCGAAGTCGATGCCGCCGAGGTCATCCAAACCGTGCTCAACGACCATGCCGCCCCGGCCAGAGCCAAGAATGTCACCCTGAGTCTGGACAGTGACCAGGCGCATTGTGGGGAGGATTGCCTTATCCCGTCGGACAAGGACCTGCTCTATCACATGCTTTCCAACTTCGTGATCAACGCCGTGGACGCATCGCCCGTGGGCGGCACCGTGGACGTCTGTTTCGAAGGGATGCCGTGCCGGGTCATTCGCATCCGCAACCGGGGGGCGGTCCCGGCGGAAATCCGCGGCCAGTTCTTCGAGAAGTACAAGACCTGGGGCAAGAAGCGCGGCACCGGGCTGGGTACGTACTCCTCCAAGCTCATGGCAGACGCCATGGGATACGGCCTGCACCTCGAAACTTCGGACGAGGAAGACGTAACGGACATTTCCATACTCTTGCCCGTGGCGTGA